The following proteins come from a genomic window of Chryseobacterium glaciei:
- a CDS encoding dihydrofolate reductase: MTTIVVAMGEKNEIGFNNQLLWHLPKDLKHFKDLTSEHPIIMGRKTYESIGKPLPNRTNIVISKKKNWFEEGILIVGSIKEAVKFAKKIDENVFIIGGGNIYEQTIDLADKLEVTLVKADLEADTYFPKIDAKVWKKTEEVFHEKDEKNQYDFYFQTFEKIKSE, from the coding sequence ATGACAACAATAGTGGTGGCAATGGGAGAGAAGAATGAGATTGGTTTTAATAATCAGTTGCTTTGGCATCTTCCAAAAGATTTAAAACATTTTAAGGATCTTACCTCGGAACATCCAATTATTATGGGAAGAAAAACATATGAAAGTATCGGGAAACCTCTTCCTAATCGTACTAATATTGTTATTTCAAAAAAGAAAAACTGGTTTGAAGAAGGGATTTTAATTGTTGGAAGCATTAAAGAAGCTGTAAAATTCGCTAAGAAAATTGATGAAAATGTTTTCATCATCGGTGGCGGAAATATTTATGAGCAAACGATAGATTTGGCAGATAAATTAGAAGTTACTCTAGTGAAAGCCGATTTGGAAGCCGATACTTATTTCCCTAAAATTGATGCTAAGGTTTGGAAAAAAACAGAAGAAGTATTTCATGAAAAAGATGAAAAAAATCAATATGATTTCTATTTTCAGACATTTGAGAAAATTAAGAGTGAATAG
- a CDS encoding LemA family protein, with product MKNKGCLSAGTIGIALLIIVAVLFFWGKSGYNNFVTKEQTVNTKWSNVETVYQKRANLIPNLERTVKSYSKFEQETLTKVVEARSKATSINIDPTNMTEADMAKFQAAQGELSGSLSRLMAVVESYPNLKADQQYINFQREYTAIENSIRSETVYYNESAQDYNTSIKTFPNNILANFTNFKEKPYFKAEAGAQKAPDAFKE from the coding sequence ATGAAAAATAAAGGTTGCCTGAGCGCCGGAACGATCGGTATTGCTCTTCTTATTATTGTTGCTGTTCTATTCTTTTGGGGAAAGAGCGGGTATAATAACTTCGTTACCAAAGAACAAACGGTAAATACAAAATGGTCTAACGTGGAGACTGTGTATCAAAAAAGAGCCAATCTTATCCCGAATCTGGAGAGAACAGTAAAATCGTATTCAAAATTTGAGCAGGAAACATTAACGAAAGTTGTTGAAGCACGTTCTAAAGCGACTTCTATCAACATCGACCCTACGAATATGACTGAAGCTGATATGGCTAAATTCCAAGCAGCACAAGGAGAATTATCCGGATCATTAAGCAGATTGATGGCCGTTGTAGAGTCTTATCCAAACTTAAAGGCAGATCAACAATATATCAATTTCCAAAGAGAATATACTGCGATTGAAAACAGTATCAGATCTGAAACGGTTTACTATAATGAATCGGCTCAGGATTACAATACTTCGATCAAAACTTTCCCAAATAATATTTTGGCGAATTTTACCAACTTTAAAGAAAAACCTTACTTCAAAGCTGAAGCAGGAGCTCAAAAAGCACCAGACGCATTCAAAGAATAA
- a CDS encoding trimeric intracellular cation channel family protein — MHEQFNFAIEVLGTISFSMSGSFAAMQKRLDPFGVLIIAFVTSVGGGTVRDLLLDIPVFWMHDLLTCAVIIITSIFSMIFKSLEKNFKVTLFIFDSFGLGLFTIIGVQKGLNADIHPLICIGLGTITGCFGGIIRDILLNRIPLIFRKEIYATACIVGGSAFLLMTKFTNLSYTFIQIFTILLIVGIRTLAVKYHWQIPKFYGHDHSSEM; from the coding sequence ATGCACGAACAGTTCAATTTTGCCATAGAAGTACTCGGAACGATTTCCTTTTCGATGTCGGGAAGTTTTGCAGCGATGCAAAAACGTCTTGATCCATTCGGTGTGCTTATTATTGCCTTCGTAACTTCGGTTGGAGGCGGAACTGTGAGAGATTTATTATTAGACATTCCGGTTTTCTGGATGCACGATCTTTTGACTTGTGCTGTGATTATCATTACAAGTATTTTTTCAATGATATTTAAATCTTTGGAGAAAAATTTTAAGGTTACTCTATTTATTTTTGATAGTTTCGGATTGGGATTGTTTACCATAATCGGAGTTCAGAAAGGTTTGAATGCGGATATCCATCCTTTAATATGTATCGGACTTGGAACAATTACCGGCTGTTTCGGAGGTATAATTCGGGACATTTTGCTGAATAGAATTCCATTGATCTTTAGAAAAGAAATTTATGCTACAGCTTGTATTGTCGGAGGTTCTGCATTTTTATTAATGACAAAATTCACGAATCTTTCTTATACTTTTATTCAGATTTTCACCATTTTATTAATTGTAGGCATCAGAACGTTAGCTGTAAAATATCATTGGCAAATTCCCAAATTTTATGGGCATGATCATAGTTCGGAAATGTAA
- a CDS encoding TPM domain-containing protein, which yields MGNFLTDQQIASLVEAIQSAEKHSTGEIRVHIDSTTEDQNAKTAFEVFKKLCQNKTVERNAVLFHVNFEKKYLTIIGDVGIHDKVYQSFWDHLHDYITSEFAKGNYHKALKSAILETGIELKKHFPVKGENPNQLSNEITFS from the coding sequence ATGGGTAATTTCTTAACAGATCAGCAAATAGCTTCCCTCGTGGAAGCTATTCAATCAGCAGAGAAACATTCTACAGGCGAGATTAGAGTGCATATAGACTCTACAACCGAAGATCAGAATGCAAAAACGGCATTTGAAGTTTTCAAAAAGCTTTGTCAGAATAAAACTGTCGAGAGGAATGCTGTGCTTTTTCATGTCAATTTCGAAAAAAAATATCTTACCATTATTGGCGATGTTGGAATTCATGATAAAGTATATCAATCTTTTTGGGATCATCTGCACGATTATATTACGTCTGAATTTGCGAAAGGAAATTATCACAAGGCATTAAAAAGTGCCATTCTGGAAACAGGTATTGAGTTAAAAAAACATTTTCCCGTAAAAGGAGAAAACCCCAACCA